In Hyphomicrobiales bacterium, a single window of DNA contains:
- a CDS encoding LysM peptidoglycan-binding domain-containing protein: MTLNRLLPLAGAALLLSTHLATAQTPPPPPFMPGAPPANNAILPAPPIPAVRSYTVVKGDSLWKIAKVYYGKGHAWKIIANANPGLKTHGLKVGSSIVIP, translated from the coding sequence ATGACCCTGAACCGACTGCTTCCGCTGGCCGGAGCCGCCCTGTTGCTGTCCACCCACCTGGCCACCGCGCAAACGCCGCCGCCGCCGCCCTTCATGCCGGGCGCGCCGCCTGCGAACAACGCCATCCTCCCCGCCCCGCCCATTCCGGCGGTGCGCAGCTACACCGTCGTCAAGGGCGACAGCCTGTGGAAAATTGCCAAGGTCTACTACGGGAAGGGCCACGCCTGGAAAATCATCGCCAATGCCAACCCCGGCCTGAAGACCCACGGCCTGAAGGTCGGCTCATCCATCGTCATTCCCTGA
- a CDS encoding glycosyltransferase, with protein sequence MRQTSCLKLMDEPLVFVTYAGSYLLSGLSMCLDQAKGRPFHLLIVPNWEVRTLLPVLDAFVRTAALLNSGITPCILSPGDEENALLEEMGLRHVHAHHNAFIDETVFHPSTDERRIYDAIYIAAMQTWKRHDLAWNIPNICVLTYGHGRGDDTSVMSGYSSLAYSNCPGGGDVEFLAASDVAAKINESRVGLILSAREGGNFASGEYQFCGLPVITTPSTGGRHYFLDSKTTIVVQPTAESVEKAVVAANGQTWDATAIHRRAVARAIPHRERLLTYLSQISGRDIRAEANGNAWHPAFSDKLRCMIPIPGT encoded by the coding sequence GTGAGACAGACGAGTTGCCTGAAGCTGATGGACGAGCCGCTGGTATTCGTGACCTATGCGGGGTCATATCTGCTTTCCGGCCTCAGCATGTGCCTGGACCAGGCGAAAGGCCGGCCCTTTCATCTGCTCATTGTCCCCAATTGGGAGGTGCGCACGTTGCTGCCGGTGCTGGATGCATTCGTGCGGACGGCGGCGCTCCTGAACAGCGGCATCACCCCCTGCATCCTGAGCCCGGGCGATGAAGAGAACGCCCTGCTCGAAGAGATGGGGCTTCGGCATGTCCATGCCCATCACAATGCCTTTATCGATGAAACAGTGTTTCATCCGTCCACGGACGAACGCCGCATCTATGATGCCATCTACATCGCCGCGATGCAGACGTGGAAGAGACACGACCTGGCGTGGAACATCCCCAACATCTGCGTGCTCACCTATGGCCACGGCCGCGGAGACGACACATCCGTCATGAGCGGTTATTCATCTCTCGCCTACAGCAACTGTCCGGGGGGCGGCGATGTCGAATTCCTCGCCGCCAGCGACGTCGCTGCCAAGATCAACGAGTCACGGGTCGGGCTCATCCTCTCGGCGCGGGAGGGCGGCAATTTTGCCAGCGGGGAATACCAGTTCTGCGGCCTCCCCGTGATCACCACGCCATCCACGGGCGGGCGGCACTATTTCCTCGATTCCAAGACCACCATCGTGGTGCAGCCGACGGCGGAGAGTGTTGAAAAAGCTGTCGTGGCGGCCAATGGGCAGACCTGGGATGCAACGGCCATTCACAGGCGGGCGGTGGCGCGTGCCATTCCGCACCGGGAACGGCTGCTCACGTATCTCAGCCAGATCTCCGGCCGGGACATCCGGGCCGAAGCAAACGGCAATGCCTGGCATCCCGCGTTCAGCGACAAGCTGCGCTGCATGATTCCCATCCCCGGTACCTGA
- a CDS encoding RlmE family RNA methyltransferase has protein sequence MSRPGSRDKLGAGRLKVRVKTGKGRTVSQKNWLERQLNDPYVHEARKLGYRSRAAFKLSEIDDKYRFLKPGGLVVDLGAAPGGWSQVSAQRVKSVEGKGKVIAIDMHGMDELPGVTIFKKDFYDEDTPAVLIEALGGAKADVVLSDMASHATGHRQTDHINIIALVESGYDFARHVLKPGGTYLAKVLRGGTENQLLAAMKKDFATVRHVKPMASRDDSAELFVLATGFRG, from the coding sequence ATGAGCAGGCCTGGATCACGTGACAAGTTGGGGGCGGGCCGCCTGAAGGTGCGGGTGAAAACCGGCAAGGGCCGCACCGTCTCGCAAAAGAACTGGCTCGAACGCCAGCTCAATGACCCTTACGTGCACGAAGCGCGCAAGCTGGGCTATCGCAGCCGTGCTGCCTTCAAGCTTTCCGAAATCGACGACAAGTACCGCTTCCTCAAGCCCGGCGGGCTGGTGGTGGACCTGGGTGCCGCTCCGGGCGGTTGGAGCCAGGTGAGCGCGCAACGCGTGAAGTCGGTGGAGGGCAAGGGCAAGGTCATCGCCATCGACATGCACGGCATGGACGAATTGCCAGGCGTCACGATCTTCAAGAAGGACTTCTACGACGAGGATACGCCCGCCGTGCTGATAGAGGCGTTGGGTGGCGCAAAGGCCGACGTGGTGTTGTCCGACATGGCGAGCCACGCAACGGGGCATCGCCAGACCGACCACATCAACATCATTGCGCTCGTGGAATCCGGTTATGATTTTGCGCGTCACGTGCTGAAACCGGGCGGCACTTATCTCGCCAAGGTGTTGCGCGGCGGCACGGAAAACCAGTTGCTCGCGGCGATGAAGAAGGATTTCGCCACGGTGCGGCACGTGAAGCCGATGGCGAGCCGTGATGACTCGGCGGAGCTTTTCGTGCTGGCCACGGGCTTCCGGGGATAG
- a CDS encoding Ppx/GppA family phosphatase produces the protein MDATARAGHSRGGQAGPHGRSPAAGQRRERGDGRGNETAYGALDLGTNNCRLLVACPSEHGFRVIDAFSRIVRLGEGLGRHGRLNEAAMDRTIDALRVCSNKLKWHRVGRQRLVATEACRLSANGADFISRVAEETGLELEIIDRETEAHLAAAGAEPLLAAEAETAVVFDIGGGSTEVMWVRRAEAGAEVLAWISLSAGVVTLSERHGGGQDVAPERYDDMRADVNRLLQPFLTDVRALQGGDEGPDHLLGTSGTVTTIAGVHLGLRHYDRSRVDGCWLMSEEAERVTSHLRGLSYDERAANGCIGRERADLVLAGCAILDEIRAAFPGQRIRVADRGLREGILAQMMRADGHLGRRS, from the coding sequence GTGGACGCGACAGCCAGGGCGGGGCATTCCCGCGGCGGTCAGGCCGGTCCTCACGGGCGAAGTCCTGCAGCAGGGCAGCGGCGGGAGCGCGGTGATGGACGTGGCAACGAGACCGCCTATGGGGCATTGGATCTCGGCACCAACAATTGCAGGTTGCTGGTGGCCTGTCCTTCAGAGCATGGCTTCAGGGTCATCGATGCCTTTTCGCGCATCGTCCGGTTGGGCGAGGGGCTGGGCCGTCATGGCAGGCTGAACGAGGCTGCCATGGACCGCACCATCGATGCGCTGCGGGTCTGCTCCAACAAGTTGAAATGGCACCGGGTCGGCCGTCAGCGCCTGGTGGCCACCGAGGCGTGCCGCCTTTCGGCCAACGGGGCTGATTTCATTTCACGCGTTGCCGAGGAAACCGGGCTGGAACTGGAAATCATCGACCGCGAGACGGAGGCCCATCTCGCCGCTGCGGGTGCCGAGCCGCTGCTCGCGGCGGAGGCCGAGACCGCCGTGGTGTTCGATATCGGCGGAGGTTCGACCGAGGTCATGTGGGTCCGGCGCGCGGAAGCGGGTGCCGAGGTGCTGGCGTGGATTTCCTTGTCCGCCGGCGTCGTCACGCTGTCGGAGCGTCATGGCGGCGGGCAGGACGTGGCGCCGGAGCGTTATGACGACATGCGCGCCGATGTGAACCGCCTGCTGCAGCCATTCCTGACTGACGTGCGGGCGCTGCAGGGTGGCGATGAGGGACCCGATCATTTGCTTGGCACGTCAGGCACTGTTACCACCATTGCGGGCGTTCACCTGGGCCTCCGGCATTACGACCGGTCACGCGTCGACGGTTGCTGGCTGATGAGCGAGGAGGCCGAGCGCGTGACCAGCCATTTGCGCGGGCTGTCCTATGACGAGCGCGCCGCCAACGGCTGCATCGGGCGGGAACGCGCCGACCTTGTGCTCGCGGGCTGCGCCATTCTTGATGAAATCCGCGCGGCGTTTCCGGGCCAGCGTATTCGCGTGGCGGACCGCGGTTTGCGCGAGGGCATTCTGGCGCAGATGATGCGCGCCGACGGCCACCTGGGGAGACGTTCATGA
- a CDS encoding sensor histidine kinase, translating to MRGYGKSLFREGSLLADFGESLGQGVRQQKQAVALNAAKVDAELASKAKSEFIANMSHELRTPLNAIIGFSDMLATKTVTGEEKVMQYSAYIKQAAEHLLALINGILDVSKIQAGKLSVDPEPISLSAVLDSCILITDAKAKEKNISVESIIPDKMPMLLADPLRLKQILINLLGNAVKFTPEWGKVRLEASVHSAGFATISVTDTGPGMDAAEIDTAMSPFGQVDSGFNKKHEGTGLGLPIAMALARLHGGDLQIHSTKGVGTRVSIFIPLAAATPLAAPLAAATHLHQEQRLHS from the coding sequence ATGCGTGGTTACGGCAAGAGTTTGTTTCGCGAGGGCTCGTTGCTCGCCGATTTCGGCGAGAGCCTCGGGCAAGGCGTGCGCCAGCAGAAACAGGCCGTTGCCCTCAATGCCGCCAAGGTTGACGCCGAACTCGCCTCCAAGGCGAAATCCGAATTCATCGCCAACATGAGCCATGAGTTGCGCACCCCCTTGAATGCCATCATAGGCTTCTCCGACATGCTCGCCACCAAGACCGTGACCGGCGAGGAAAAGGTGATGCAGTATTCGGCCTACATCAAGCAGGCCGCGGAACATCTTCTCGCCCTCATCAACGGCATCCTCGACGTCTCCAAGATCCAGGCCGGCAAGCTCTCGGTCGACCCCGAACCGATCTCGCTGTCCGCCGTCCTCGACTCCTGCATCCTCATCACAGATGCCAAGGCCAAGGAAAAGAACATCTCCGTCGAGAGCATCATTCCCGACAAGATGCCGATGCTGCTGGCCGACCCGCTGCGCCTGAAGCAGATCCTCATCAACCTCCTCGGCAATGCCGTGAAATTCACGCCCGAATGGGGCAAGGTCAGGCTGGAAGCCTCGGTGCACAGCGCCGGCTTTGCCACCATCAGCGTCACAGACACCGGCCCCGGCATGGATGCCGCCGAGATCGACACGGCCATGAGCCCCTTCGGCCAGGTCGACTCCGGCTTCAACAAGAAGCATGAGGGCACCGGACTTGGCCTTCCCATTGCCATGGCCTTGGCCCGCCTGCACGGCGGTGACTTGCAGATTCATTCCACCAAGGGTGTCGGCACCCGCGTCAGCATCTTCATTCCGCTGGCCGCCGCAACACCACTCGCTGCCCCGCTTGCGGCTGCGACCCACCTCCATCAGGAGCAGCGATTACACTCATGA
- a CDS encoding ATP-binding protein, which yields MNAPAKAALPSFPEAKPASGVAPSADLLPTERMGRIVAVTGGHAVVLLDSHEGVFANSLKGPEIGTLLKADTTHAITLALVSALSSPMPSQNANEREMRIVEVEFIGELPKGPDGLPKSFRRGVSNYPSLGDAVYRANRSELAMAYACDTESSVRVGHIQQDPTIPAMIKVDDMLGKHFSILGTTGTGKSCTVALILRRILEKNPQAHILLLDVHREYAQSFQGISEVITPDNMSLPFWLLNFDEAVEILIGTQPNRDADVEILRELIPQAKVRYMNNQRRDKSTVRSNLIDNQSIGVDTPIPYRTSDLTGVLEEYIGKLDLRGELAPYKRLKAKLEAISRDPRYSFMFGSLTVQDNMAQVLSRIFRVPVNGKPIAILELGGLPSEIINVVVSVLARLAFDFGVWSAGRIPITFVCEEAHRYVPNDKTLGFEPTKRAISKIAKEGRKYGVSLCIVTQRPAELDPTILSQCNTIFSLRLTNEKDQDILKAGISDAAASLLEFMPTMGTGEAITFGEGVALPTRIKFDMLPANELPRSNTASFTKNWAQDLPDDGFLQEIVHRWRAQTYNPDAVGYSADVALQGNGAATAPPAQAVPPPGQAAHPGQPVQSAAAQALAQRLAAQQAAQQQALRGAPTGFGQAAPPPPPAAPAQPSLRRTQPVAPSQPGASGPNSQQNLASLLKQFRT from the coding sequence ATGAACGCACCCGCCAAAGCCGCCCTGCCATCGTTCCCGGAAGCAAAACCCGCCTCGGGCGTCGCACCGTCGGCGGACCTCTTGCCCACGGAACGCATGGGCCGCATCGTCGCCGTCACCGGCGGCCACGCCGTGGTGCTCCTCGACAGTCATGAAGGCGTCTTCGCCAATTCCCTGAAGGGCCCGGAAATCGGCACCCTGCTCAAGGCCGACACCACCCACGCCATCACCCTGGCGCTGGTCTCCGCCCTATCGTCTCCCATGCCGTCACAGAATGCCAACGAGCGCGAGATGCGCATCGTCGAGGTGGAATTCATCGGCGAACTGCCGAAGGGTCCCGATGGCCTGCCGAAGTCCTTCCGCCGCGGCGTTTCCAACTATCCCTCGCTCGGTGACGCGGTCTACCGCGCCAACCGCAGCGAACTCGCCATGGCCTATGCCTGCGATACGGAAAGTTCCGTGCGCGTGGGCCACATCCAGCAGGACCCCACCATTCCCGCCATGATCAAGGTGGATGACATGCTGGGCAAGCATTTCTCCATCCTCGGCACCACCGGCACAGGCAAGTCCTGCACCGTTGCGCTGATCCTGCGCCGCATTCTCGAAAAGAATCCGCAGGCCCATATCCTGCTCCTCGACGTCCACCGCGAATACGCCCAGTCCTTCCAGGGCATCTCGGAGGTCATCACCCCCGACAACATGTCGCTGCCCTTCTGGCTGTTGAATTTCGACGAAGCCGTCGAGATCCTGATCGGCACACAGCCCAACCGCGATGCCGACGTGGAAATCCTGCGCGAACTCATCCCGCAGGCCAAGGTGCGCTACATGAACAACCAGCGCCGCGACAAATCCACGGTGCGCAGCAACCTGATCGACAACCAGTCGATCGGCGTCGACACCCCCATCCCCTACCGCACCTCCGATCTCACCGGCGTGCTGGAGGAATACATCGGCAAGCTGGACCTGCGCGGCGAACTTGCCCCCTACAAGCGCCTCAAGGCCAAGCTCGAAGCGATCAGCCGCGATCCGCGCTACAGCTTCATGTTCGGTTCGCTCACCGTGCAGGACAATATGGCCCAGGTGCTGAGCCGCATCTTCCGTGTGCCGGTGAACGGCAAGCCCATCGCCATTCTTGAGCTCGGCGGCCTGCCGTCTGAAATCATCAACGTCGTCGTCTCCGTGCTCGCCCGCTTGGCCTTTGACTTCGGCGTCTGGAGTGCCGGCCGCATTCCCATCACCTTCGTCTGCGAGGAAGCACACCGCTACGTGCCCAACGACAAGACGCTGGGCTTCGAACCGACCAAGCGCGCCATCTCCAAGATCGCCAAGGAAGGCCGCAAGTACGGCGTGTCCCTCTGCATTGTGACGCAGCGCCCGGCGGAACTTGATCCCACCATCCTGTCCCAGTGCAACACCATCTTCTCGCTTCGTCTCACCAACGAGAAGGACCAGGACATTCTCAAGGCCGGCATCTCGGATGCCGCCGCCTCGCTCCTTGAATTCATGCCCACCATGGGCACGGGCGAAGCCATCACCTTCGGTGAAGGCGTGGCGCTGCCCACCCGCATCAAGTTCGACATGCTGCCCGCGAACGAGTTGCCGCGTTCGAACACCGCGAGCTTCACAAAGAACTGGGCGCAGGACCTGCCGGACGATGGCTTCCTGCAGGAGATCGTGCACCGCTGGCGCGCACAGACCTACAATCCCGACGCCGTCGGCTATTCCGCCGACGTTGCCCTGCAGGGCAATGGCGCGGCCACCGCGCCGCCGGCACAAGCCGTACCGCCACCCGGACAGGCAGCCCATCCCGGCCAGCCCGTTCAATCGGCCGCGGCTCAGGCGCTGGCGCAGCGTCTCGCGGCGCAACAGGCCGCCCAGCAGCAGGCTCTCCGTGGTGCGCCCACTGGCTTCGGCCAGGCCGCACCACCGCCGCCTCCTGCCGCCCCGGCCCAGCCGTCACTGCGCCGTACGCAGCCGGTCGCACCCAGTCAGCCGGGTGCCTCGGGCCCCAACTCGCAACAGAATTTGGCAAGCCTGCTCAAGCAGTTCCGCACGTAG
- a CDS encoding alcohol dehydrogenase catalytic domain-containing protein, translating into MKLLTCTRTDSVDVIDVPEPKAGPGDILVRMTLCGICGTDLMKVYDTDTPKPVQLGHEIVGTVAALGEGVSRFKLGERVAVAHHAPDYGSHFARRGSPTQDPQFKRSNVAPGGFAELVRVPADLVPHTVVPVPASMPEERAVFMEPLACCLRALDRVLVREGDTVLIVGVGAIGLLFLPLLRDRSATVLAADTRAERLDAAAAWGASQGLLVGRDDVAASTRSVSGGRGADVVILTATNAATIALALESVRDGGVIVPFGVKPGMMPPVDLWQLYRREVSLVTSYSATPEGLARAMAILAREGYALENTISHRFGIADAHQGFALLHDLKASKVVVRG; encoded by the coding sequence ATGAAACTTCTCACCTGCACGCGCACCGATTCCGTTGATGTGATCGACGTTCCCGAACCCAAGGCTGGCCCTGGTGACATTCTCGTCCGCATGACGCTCTGCGGGATCTGCGGCACCGACCTGATGAAGGTTTATGATACCGACACGCCCAAGCCGGTGCAGCTGGGACATGAGATCGTGGGCACGGTCGCGGCACTGGGCGAGGGTGTTTCACGTTTCAAGCTGGGTGAGCGCGTGGCTGTGGCGCATCACGCGCCGGATTATGGTTCGCACTTCGCCCGCCGTGGCAGTCCCACGCAGGACCCGCAGTTCAAGCGCAGCAACGTGGCGCCCGGCGGTTTTGCCGAGTTGGTCCGCGTTCCAGCGGATCTGGTGCCGCACACGGTTGTTCCCGTGCCTGCTTCCATGCCGGAAGAACGCGCCGTGTTCATGGAGCCGCTGGCCTGCTGCCTGCGCGCGCTCGACCGTGTGCTGGTGCGCGAAGGCGATACGGTGCTGATCGTTGGCGTTGGTGCCATCGGGCTGTTGTTCCTGCCGCTGCTCCGCGACCGCAGCGCCACCGTGCTGGCCGCCGATACGCGCGCCGAACGTCTCGATGCGGCGGCGGCGTGGGGTGCATCGCAGGGCCTGCTGGTGGGCCGAGACGATGTGGCGGCATCTACCCGGTCTGTGAGTGGTGGGCGTGGCGCAGACGTGGTGATCCTCACCGCCACCAACGCGGCGACCATTGCCCTGGCGCTGGAGAGCGTGCGCGACGGTGGCGTGATCGTGCCCTTTGGCGTGAAGCCCGGAATGATGCCGCCGGTGGACCTGTGGCAACTCTATCGCCGCGAGGTGAGCCTCGTCACAAGCTATTCCGCGACTCCCGAAGGCCTCGCGCGCGCCATGGCCATCCTCGCACGCGAGGGCTACGCCCTTGAAAACACCATCAGCCACCGCTTTGGCATCGCTGATGCACACCAAGGGTTTGCCCTGTTGCACGATCTCAAGGCATCCAAGGTGGTTGTGAGGGGCTGA
- a CDS encoding HupE/UreJ family protein: MKRILPTTLILAAMSGSAFAHPGAGHAAGFVHGFMHPVGGLDHVLAMVAVGLFAAVIGGRALWLVPASFLSFMLVGGALGVADIAVPFVEAGIGLSVVVLGAAVAMRWKAPVAVAMALAALFAIFHGHAHGAEMPVDASGASYALGFLAATAALHAAGVASGLGLARLIDSRVARAGGAAMAAAGLGLLAGWL, from the coding sequence ATGAAGCGCATTCTTCCCACCACACTGATCCTCGCAGCGATGAGCGGCAGCGCCTTCGCGCATCCCGGCGCCGGCCATGCAGCCGGCTTCGTGCACGGCTTCATGCATCCCGTTGGCGGTCTCGATCATGTGCTGGCGATGGTGGCCGTTGGCCTGTTTGCGGCGGTGATCGGCGGCCGGGCGCTGTGGCTCGTGCCGGCGAGCTTCCTCAGCTTCATGCTGGTGGGTGGCGCTCTTGGCGTGGCTGATATTGCTGTTCCGTTTGTTGAAGCGGGTATCGGCCTCTCGGTCGTCGTGCTCGGTGCTGCGGTGGCGATGCGCTGGAAGGCGCCTGTCGCAGTTGCGATGGCACTGGCCGCCCTCTTCGCGATCTTCCACGGCCATGCCCATGGCGCTGAAATGCCGGTGGATGCCTCTGGCGCCAGCTACGCGCTGGGCTTCCTTGCGGCCACGGCCGCGCTTCATGCCGCCGGTGTTGCTTCCGGCCTCGGTCTTGCCCGCCTCATCGACTCCCGCGTGGCGCGGGCTGGCGGTGCTGCCATGGCTGCGGCGGGCCTCGGCCTTCTGGCGGGATGGCTCTGA
- a CDS encoding amidase → MAKDLNWLSASKLGKGYGKQDFSPVDVARACLAQVRAQEPRLNAMSLIDETMTLAMANASHKRWKKGEPLSPLDGVPVLVKDLLLVKGWPTLRGSKTVPRDQPWEDDAPSVARLREAGAVFIGMTTTPEFGWKGVTDGPLTGITRNPWNTDLTPGGSSGGSAAGLAAGYAPLALGTDGGGSIRIPAGFTGTFGHKPSFGRVPAWPLSPFGTVAHVGPMSRRVKDSALMMNTITRPDSRDWFSCAYDGADYTKGLDKGVKGLRIAYSPRLGYVDVNPDIAALVKRAVDVLADLGAEIKEVDPGFSDPADCFRVIWFSGARSILGALPPEKKALLDPALADVVEQAASITVQDLFDANRARGLLGTHMRLFMDRYDALLTPTLPIPAFGAGLLQPADPDAKGKWVNWTPFTYPFNLTQQPAASVPCGFTAAGLPAGLHVIGRMFDDKTVLRISEAFEQATDFHKARPQGY, encoded by the coding sequence ATGGCGAAGGACCTCAACTGGCTGTCGGCCAGCAAACTTGGCAAGGGATACGGGAAGCAGGACTTTTCGCCTGTTGATGTGGCGCGCGCCTGCCTGGCGCAGGTGCGGGCGCAGGAACCGCGGCTCAATGCCATGTCGTTGATCGACGAGACGATGACGCTGGCCATGGCCAACGCCTCCCACAAGCGCTGGAAGAAGGGAGAGCCTCTGTCGCCACTCGATGGTGTGCCCGTGCTGGTGAAGGACTTGCTGCTGGTGAAGGGCTGGCCCACGCTGCGCGGTTCAAAGACCGTGCCGCGCGACCAGCCGTGGGAAGATGATGCCCCATCCGTTGCCCGTCTGCGGGAAGCGGGTGCGGTTTTCATCGGCATGACCACCACGCCGGAATTCGGCTGGAAGGGCGTGACGGACGGGCCGCTCACCGGCATCACGCGCAATCCGTGGAACACTGACCTTACGCCTGGCGGTTCGTCTGGCGGTTCGGCGGCGGGACTGGCCGCGGGGTATGCGCCGCTCGCACTTGGCACCGATGGCGGAGGCTCCATCCGGATCCCGGCGGGCTTTACCGGCACCTTCGGCCACAAACCCTCCTTTGGCCGCGTGCCCGCCTGGCCGCTCTCGCCCTTCGGCACCGTTGCCCATGTCGGGCCCATGTCGCGGCGCGTGAAGGACTCTGCCCTGATGATGAACACGATCACGCGGCCTGACAGCCGCGACTGGTTCTCCTGCGCCTATGACGGAGCCGACTACACCAAGGGATTGGACAAGGGCGTGAAGGGCCTGCGCATCGCCTACAGCCCGCGCCTCGGCTATGTTGATGTGAATCCCGATATTGCGGCACTGGTGAAGCGGGCCGTGGATGTGCTCGCGGATCTCGGGGCCGAGATCAAGGAAGTCGATCCCGGATTTTCCGATCCGGCGGACTGTTTCCGGGTGATCTGGTTCTCGGGAGCGCGCAGCATCCTCGGTGCCCTGCCGCCCGAAAAGAAGGCGCTGCTTGATCCGGCACTGGCCGACGTGGTGGAGCAGGCGGCCTCGATCACCGTGCAGGACCTGTTCGATGCCAACCGGGCGCGCGGCCTGCTGGGCACGCACATGCGGCTGTTCATGGACAGGTATGATGCGCTGCTCACGCCGACGCTGCCCATCCCGGCCTTTGGTGCCGGCCTGTTGCAGCCCGCGGACCCAGATGCAAAGGGCAAGTGGGTGAACTGGACGCCTTTCACCTATCCCTTCAACTTGACGCAACAGCCGGCGGCGAGTGTGCCTTGCGGATTCACGGCGGCCGGCCTTCCTGCGGGCCTGCATGTGATCGGGCGCATGTTCGACGACAAGACGGTGCTGCGCATCTCGGAAGCCTTCGAACAGGCCACGGACTTCCACAAGGCACGGCCACAGGGATATTGA
- a CDS encoding PAS domain S-box protein produces MTHVNQAPAGTTRLLRRFLSLLLPVFLLASSLGLYLLGVVTFGDERSSVVARVGNIASRAAAALNKLPPGDAKVQQDAVLSLLLADNAVSCAQVYDANNVILAAAPVRVGCRGIRADAMANIPLQVPRGASLRVRYTLTELEERSQHFQIFTFLALFGSLGVAAAASWFSFRVTVGRPVNALLDAIRTTHLLGKPSRISEAPDDEMGSVILAFNEMQSKIEDEAQRNAEALRRLDYIYNETPALMFSIDADGTIITASGHWLDETGYRREDIIGAPLADFLSVPADGDFEAVQKTVVSADRRSATFLSRSSAATVRAATCCWLSFPTLNHTMFRSSAF; encoded by the coding sequence GTGACCCACGTCAACCAGGCACCAGCCGGAACAACGCGACTGCTCAGGCGCTTCCTCAGCCTGTTGCTGCCGGTGTTCCTGCTTGCGTCCTCGCTTGGCCTCTACCTGCTGGGCGTGGTGACGTTCGGAGATGAACGCAGTTCCGTGGTTGCGCGCGTCGGCAATATCGCCTCGCGCGCAGCAGCGGCGCTCAACAAATTGCCCCCGGGCGACGCCAAGGTTCAGCAGGACGCGGTCCTCAGCCTGTTGCTGGCGGACAATGCCGTCTCCTGCGCACAGGTCTATGATGCAAACAATGTGATCCTCGCGGCCGCGCCGGTGCGCGTGGGATGCCGTGGCATCCGCGCCGATGCCATGGCGAACATTCCGCTGCAGGTGCCGCGCGGCGCATCGCTCCGCGTCCGCTACACACTCACGGAGCTGGAAGAGCGCAGCCAGCATTTTCAGATTTTCACCTTCCTTGCCCTCTTCGGCAGCCTCGGCGTGGCGGCAGCGGCAAGCTGGTTCTCCTTCCGCGTCACGGTGGGCCGCCCGGTGAATGCGTTGCTGGACGCCATCCGCACCACGCATCTGCTCGGCAAGCCCTCACGCATCAGCGAAGCGCCCGATGACGAAATGGGCAGCGTCATTCTCGCCTTCAACGAAATGCAGTCAAAGATCGAGGATGAAGCGCAACGCAATGCCGAAGCGCTCCGCCGCCTCGACTACATCTACAATGAAACGCCGGCCCTCATGTTTTCGATTGACGCCGACGGCACCATCATCACCGCCAGCGGACATTGGCTTGATGAAACAGGCTATCGCCGTGAAGACATCATTGGCGCGCCTCTCGCCGATTTTCTCAGCGTGCCCGCAGATGGTGATTTCGAGGCGGTGCAGAAGACCGTCGTCAGTGCCGACAGGCGCTCCGCGACATTCCTTTCTCGCTCAAGTGCCGCAACGGTGCGCGCCGCGACGTGTTGCTGGCTGTCGTTCCCGACATTGAATCACACCATGTTTCGAAGCTCTGCGTTCTGA